From a region of the Rutidosis leptorrhynchoides isolate AG116_Rl617_1_P2 unplaced genomic scaffold, CSIRO_AGI_Rlap_v1 contig6, whole genome shotgun sequence genome:
- the LOC139884769 gene encoding small ribosomal subunit protein uS7-like — translation MVEYGGWQAEWPADFQWSGVKEKSELVLNVVDKLSKEAHYSLRRTMKKYSSSCRLILCCNSSSKFGFTVKKRARKIMHVTRVLRPIDVIGCDCVYLHTEMAEVETFETVAVAAATNNDGVKLFNRWTFEDVQVTDISLQDYIGIMAGKHATYVPHTAGRYSAKRFRKAQCPIVERLTNSLMMHGRNNGKKLMAVRIIKHAMEIIHLLTDQNPIQVIVDAVVNSGPREDATRIGSAGVVRRQAVDISPLRRVNQAIYLLTTGARESAFRNIKTIAECLADELINAAKGSSNSYAIKKKDEIERVAKANR, via the exons ATGGTGGAGTATGGTGGCTGGCAGGCGGAATGGCCTGCGGATTTCCAATGGAGTGGAGTGAAAGAAAAGTCTG AATTAGTGCTCAACGTGGTCGATAAACTCTCAAAGGAAGCGCATTATTCTCTCCGAAGGACTATGAAGAAATATAGTTCTTCTTGTCGGCTAATTTTATGCTGCAACAGTTCTTCAAAG TTTGGATTTACCGTGAAAAAACGTGCTCGGAAGATAATGCATGTAACTCGTGTATTGAGACCCATTGATGTAATTGGG TGTGATTGTGTATATTTGCATACAGAAATGGCGGAAGTTGAGACTTTTGAGACTGTGGCGGTAGCCGCCGCTACCAACAACGACGGCGTCAAGCTCTTCAATCGGTGGACCTTCGAGGATGTTCAG GTGACCGATATTTCCCTGCAAGACTACATTGGTATCATGGCAGGGAAGCACGCAACCTATGTGCCCCACACTGCTGGGAGGTACTCTGCGAAACGTTTCAGGAAGGCTCAGTGCCCAATTGTCGAAAGGCTTACGAACTCGCTGATGATGCATGGTCGGAACAATGGAAAGAAGCTGATGGCTGTCAGGATCATTAAGCACGCCatggaaatcattcatctcttgacCGATCAGAACCCCATTCAAGTTATTGTCGATGCCGTTGTCAACAG TGGGCCCCGTGAAGATGCTACTCGTATCGGTTCAGCCGGTGTTGTCAGACGTCAGGCTGTTGATATTTCACCTCTCCGTCGTGTGAACCAGGCTATCTATCTCCTCACGACAGGTGCTCGTGAATCTGCTTTTAGGAACATCAAAACTATCGCAGAGTGCCTTGCTGATGAGTTGATCAATGCTGCTAAGGGATCATCAAACAG CTATGCAATTAAAAAGAAAGATGAGATCGAGAGAGTTGCTAAAGCCAATCGTTGA